One part of the Paracoccus sp. MBLB3053 genome encodes these proteins:
- a CDS encoding ferredoxin--NADP reductase, translating into MTLDLSVADAAVKPAKTLPDAQTVTAVTHWSDTLFSFRVTRPASLRFRSGEFVMIGLPGENGKPILRAYSIASPNWDDELEFYSIKVPDGPLTSKLQLIQPGDEIILRPKPVGTLVLDALLPGKRMWFLATGTGLAPFASLMRDPETYERYEQVIMMHTCRTAEELNYGRELVENLRHDPLLGEIYGEDFAKRLLYYPTTTREESPFMGRITDNLTSGKVFEDLGLPPMNTENDRAMVCGSLAFNVDVKAVLEGFGLREGANSDPKEFVVEKAFVGEGV; encoded by the coding sequence ATGACACTGGATCTCTCCGTGGCCGATGCTGCCGTGAAACCCGCCAAGACCCTGCCCGACGCGCAGACCGTGACCGCGGTCACGCATTGGAGCGATACGCTGTTTTCCTTCCGCGTGACGCGCCCTGCGTCGCTGCGCTTCCGTTCGGGCGAATTCGTGATGATCGGGCTGCCCGGCGAGAACGGCAAGCCGATCCTGCGCGCCTATTCCATCGCCTCCCCCAATTGGGACGACGAGCTGGAATTCTACTCGATCAAGGTGCCGGACGGGCCGCTGACCTCGAAGCTGCAATTGATCCAGCCGGGCGACGAGATCATCCTGCGCCCGAAGCCCGTCGGCACGCTGGTCCTGGACGCGCTGCTTCCGGGTAAGCGGATGTGGTTCCTGGCCACCGGAACGGGCCTTGCGCCCTTCGCCTCGCTGATGCGCGACCCGGAAACCTACGAGCGCTACGAGCAGGTCATCATGATGCATACCTGCCGCACCGCCGAGGAACTGAACTACGGGCGCGAGCTGGTCGAGAACCTGCGGCACGATCCGCTGCTGGGCGAGATCTATGGCGAGGATTTCGCCAAGCGGCTGCTGTATTACCCGACCACAACCCGCGAAGAGAGCCCGTTCATGGGCCGGATTACCGACAACCTGACCTCGGGCAAGGTGTTCGAGGATCTCGGCCTTCCGCCCATGAATACCGAAAATGACCGCGCCATGGTTTGCGGCAGCCTTGCCTTCAACGTGGATGTGAAGGCGGTTCTGGAAGGCTTCGGACTTCGCGAGGGCGCCAACAGCGATCCCAAGGAATTCGTGGTGGAAAAGGCCTTTGTGGGCGAAGGCGTGTGA
- a CDS encoding DUF934 domain-containing protein — protein MSDFYLVRDDGFHPHDGAESIVLAPDVDPASLVDYLDHDLIAIDFPSFSDGRGFTLARLLREKGFKGRLRAVGGLISDQYAMARRVGFDEVRISAALAARQPQEQWLDRADWQQWDHRSRLAG, from the coding sequence ATGAGCGATTTCTATCTGGTCCGGGATGACGGTTTCCATCCCCATGACGGGGCCGAGTCGATTGTTCTGGCTCCGGATGTTGATCCGGCCAGCCTGGTTGACTATCTGGACCATGACCTCATCGCCATCGACTTTCCTTCCTTCAGCGACGGGCGCGGCTTCACGCTGGCGCGGCTTCTTCGCGAAAAGGGGTTCAAGGGGCGCCTGCGTGCCGTCGGTGGGCTGATCTCGGATCAATATGCCATGGCGCGTCGCGTCGGCTTCGACGAGGTCAGGATTTCCGCTGCGCTCGCCGCCCGCCAGCCGCAGGAACAATGGCTCGACCGAGCCGACTGGCAACAGTGGGACCATCGGTCGCGCCTCGCCGGATGA
- a CDS encoding phosphoadenylyl-sulfate reductase, producing the protein MLDGSLDDRAALLNERYKHHAATEVLRRALNDPDLGRVTLVSSFGSESVVLLHMVSVVAPGTPVLFIDTQMLFPETLAYQLEVTEKLKLTDVRVIRAAEREVALNDPDGTLHQFSTDACCDLRKTIPLERELSQFDAWITGRKRFQGGERKQLEFFEAEPPARLRINPLAHWRTEDVQDYMAENNLPRHPLVAKGFASIGCAPCTSPVKPGEDPRAGRWRGSQKTECGIHFIGGKMVRAGANS; encoded by the coding sequence ATGCTTGATGGGAGCCTTGACGATCGCGCCGCGCTTCTGAATGAGCGCTACAAGCATCACGCCGCGACCGAGGTGTTGCGGCGCGCCCTGAACGATCCCGACCTCGGCCGGGTTACCCTGGTGTCCAGCTTCGGCTCGGAATCGGTCGTGCTCTTGCACATGGTCTCGGTCGTGGCGCCCGGCACGCCGGTCCTGTTCATCGACACGCAGATGCTGTTCCCCGAAACACTGGCCTACCAGCTTGAGGTTACGGAAAAGCTGAAGTTGACCGATGTGCGCGTGATCCGCGCGGCCGAGCGCGAGGTCGCATTGAATGATCCGGACGGCACGCTGCACCAGTTCAGCACCGACGCCTGCTGCGATCTGCGCAAGACCATCCCTCTGGAGCGAGAGCTGTCGCAATTCGACGCCTGGATCACCGGCCGCAAGCGGTTCCAGGGCGGCGAGCGCAAGCAGCTTGAGTTCTTCGAGGCCGAGCCGCCAGCCCGGCTGCGCATCAACCCGCTGGCGCACTGGCGCACCGAGGATGTTCAGGACTACATGGCCGAGAACAACCTGCCGCGCCACCCGCTGGTCGCCAAGGGCTTTGCCTCGATCGGCTGCGCGCCATGCACCTCGCCCGTGAAGCCGGGCGAAGACCCCCGCGCCGGTCGCTGGCGGGGCAGCCAGAAAACCGAATGCGGCATCCATTTCATCGGCGGCAAGATGGTCCGCGCAGGAGCAAATTCATGA